Below is a window of Candidatus Hydrogenedentota bacterium DNA.
ACGTGGTCGGCAAACCCCAGGCCACGGCGAACACCCTGATCACGGACGCCGGGCTGGTGGTCGGCGCGGTGACCGAGGAGTACAGCACGACGGTGCTGGCGGGCAGGGTCATCAGCCAGAGCCCCGAGGCGGGCGAGGAAGTGACTCCCGGGAGCCTGGTGAGTCTGGTGCTGTCCCGCGGCCCGGCGCCGGTGGCCGTGCCCAACTTGGTCGGCAGCACGCGCACCGCGGCCCAGAGTCTTCTTGAGGATGCCCAGCTGGCCGAGGGCAGTGTCACCTACGAGTATTCGGACACCGTGGTCCGGGACATCGTGCTCAGCCAGGACAAGGCCCCCGGATCCGAAGTGCCCGCAGGCTCGTTCATTGACTTCGTGGTTTCCCGCGGCGTGGAGCCCGGCGTGGTGCCGGACATTGTCGGCGAGCTGCGCTCCGACGCCGAGGCCGACATTGCGGCCGCCGGCCTGGTGGTCGGCACCGTGACCGAGCAGTACAGCGATACGGTGCGCAAGGACCGCGTCATCCGGCAGACCCCGGCGGCGGGTGCCGAGATCGCCAAGGGGTCCGCGGTGAACTTCGTGGTTTCCCTGGGCAAGGAGCAGGGGGAGACCTCCACGGTGCCCAACGTGGTCAACACGCCCATCGCCTCCGCCCGCGCCGCGATCACGGCCGCGGGATTCACCGTCGGCGTGGAGACGGAGCGGTACGATGAGACGGCTGAGGCGGGCTGGGTGATGGCCCAGAGCCCCGCAGGGGGCACGCAGAGCGCGCCGGGCTCGCCGGTGGACCTGGTGGTGTCGCTGGGTGCCTATAAGGGCCCGAACGCCGAAGAGGCCCGCGAGCTGCTGGCGGCCCTCTTTGACGAGGCCGACACGGACGGCGACGGCAAGCTGAGCTGGGAGGAGGCCTTGGCGGCCCTGCCCTCCCTGTCGCGCGCCGTCTTTGACGAGCTGGACAAGAACACGGACGGCTATCTGGACCGCGATGAGCTGGGGATTGGCGGCTGCGGCGCCTGCGGCTGCCAGAAGGGCGACATGACCCCGGACGGGCTGAAGAAGCGTCTGGGCGACCTGTTCCTGTCCGCCCTGGCCCTGTCGGTGCTGGCGGTGGTTGGGCGGCGCGGGCGGTAGTGTCTGCGATGTGACTGGGTGTTTTTCCGGGCCGGGACGGTTGCGACGCGGCCTTCCCGGCCCGGTCTTTTTTGCGGGGACGGCGAAACCGGCCCCGGGGATGGGGCGTCTAACCCTGAGGGGGCGGTGTGTCCTCCCCGCAGGCGGTCCGCGCCCCGCACAGGCAACCAACCCTTGGAGAACCGTTGAACCCATGAGCAAGCACGATCTCACCCGCAGGGCCTTTCTCGCCACCGCCACCACCACGGCCGTTGTGGCCGGCATCGCCCGGGCCAACACCGCCCAGGTGGTCCCCCGCAAGTTCTCGCCGAACGACAAGGTCAACGTCGCGGCCATCGGCGCGGGCGGCAAGGGGAAGGACGACATCCTGTCCCTGTTCCGCCTGAAGAAGAACGTCAACGTCGTGGCGCTGTGCGACGTGGACTGGAGCCAGACGGAGGAGACGTTCTACCGCATTCCCGACGCGAAGCAGTACAAGGACTACCGGAAGATGCTGGAGGAGATGGGGGACCAGATTGACGCGTGCAGCGTCAGCACCCCGGACCACACCCACGCCCCGGCCGCGTACATGGCGATGAACCTGGGCAAGCATGTCTATGTCCAGAAGCCCCTCACGCACACCATCGCCGAGGCGCGCCTCCTGCGCGAGACGGCGAAGAAGACCGGCGTCATCACCCAGATGGGCAACCAGGGCCACTGCGGCAACGGCGTCCGCGACCTGTGCGAAATGCTGTGGGCCGGGGCCATCGGCGACGTGACCGAGGCGCACATCTGGACCAACCGCCCGGTGTGGCCGCAGGGAATCGCGGAGCCGCTGGCCGAGGAGCCCGTGCCCGACACGATTGACTGGGACCTCTGGATCGGCACCGCGCCCATGCGGCCCTACAACAAGGGCTACGCCCCCTTCAAGTGGCGCGGCTGGTGGGATTTCGGCTGCGGCGCCATCGGCGACATGGCCTGCCACATCATGGACCCGGCCTTCTGGTCCCTCAAGCTCGGCGACGCGGCGACCTTCAGCGTCCAGACGGTCAGCCAGGAGGGCATGTCCGCCCAGACGGCGCCCCTGAAGTCCGTCATCAAGTTCACCTTCCCCGCCCGCGCGGACATGCAGCCCGTCACGGTGTACTGGCACGACGGCGGCGAGAAGCCCCCGCGCCCCGAGGCGGTTCCGGCGGACGAGAAGCTGGGCGACGGCGACAACGGCTCCCTGTTCATCGGCACGAAGGGCCTCATCACGGCGGGCGAGTACGGCGGCGACGCGCGCCTGCTGCCCGCGGCGGCCATGAAGGACTACACCAAGCCGGAGAGGACCATCGAGCGCATTCCGGGGCAGAGCCCCTACAAGAACTGGGTGGACGGCATGCTGACCGGCAAGCCCTGCGCGAGCAACTTCGACTACGCCGGCCCCCTCACCGAGGTGGCGAACTTCGGCAACATCGCGCTGCACGCCAACGGCGAAGAAGTCACCTATGACGTCGCCTCCATGAAGATCACCAGCAACCCGGCCCTGAACGCCCTCCTGACCAAGGAGTACCGCAAGGGCTGGGAGCTTCCCTGCTGACCCCCGCATGACCCGGCCGCCGGCGCGGGAAATGCCGCGCCGGCGGCGTTTGTTTTCACAGGAGCGCGCGTCGTTGACGGTGCACCGCTTTGGGAGAGATTCTCATGAAGATCAAGGCTGCGCAGTGGGTTGCACCGGGGGAAATCCGGCTGATCGAGATGGAGAAGCCCGCCCCCGGCCCCGGCGAGGTCCTGGTGCGCGTGGAGTCCGTGGGCGTCTGCGGCTCGGACATCCACTATTTCCTCCACGGCCGCATCGGCGAAAACCGGCTCAAGGGCCCGACCATTCTCGGACATGAGTACGCAGGCATCGTCGAGGCGGCGGGGCAGGGGGCCGACCCCGGCCTGGTCGGCCGCCGGGTGGCGGTCGAGCCGGGCATTCCCTGCGGCGCCTGCGAATGGTGCCGCTCCGGGCGCTACAACGTCTGCGAGGGCATGGTGTTTCCCGGCGGCCCCGGCGTGGACGGCGCCCTGCGCGAGTACATGGCTGCCCCCGCAGACCATTGTTTCCCCGTCCCCCAGGGCATGTCCGCCGCCGTCGCCGCCATGATCGAGCCGGCCGCCGTCGCCGTGCACACCGTCGAACTGGCCCGCCTGCGCCCCGGCGACACGGTCTTTGTGGCGGGCCTCGGCCCCATCGGCCTGCTCACGGCCCAGGTGGCCCGGATTTGCGGCGCCGCCGCCGTCTACGGCGCCGACCTGCTGCCCTGCCGCGTGGCGGCCGGGCGCGGGCACGGCGTGGACGAGGCGTTCCAGGCGGCCTCCGGCGGCATGGCCGCGGGGGCGCGCGCCACGGTGGACTGGCTCTTCTCCCGCACGGGCGGCCGGGGCGCGGACGTGGCCTTCGACTGCACAAACAGCTCCGACGGCATCCTGGTGGCGATGCACTGCGCGCGCCCGGCGGGCCGCGTGGTGCTCACGGGCATCAGCGGCGCGGAGGAGGACCCCGTGCCGGTCAGCGTGGCGCGGCGCAGGGGGCTGGGCGTACAATGGTGCCGCCGCTTTTTGAGCAACTACCCCGCCACTCTGGCGCTGGCCGCCTCGGGCAGGCTGGACGTGGGCTCCCTGGTCACCCATTCCTTCCCCTTGGAGCGCGCCCAGGAGGCCTTCCAGCTGGTGGCGGACTATGCGGACGGCGTGCTTAAAGCGTCCGTGGACTTCTAACCGAAAGCCCCGCAGAGGGGCATGGAGACGCATGAGATGAAATGGCTCAAGAGAATCGGCGTCGCGCTGGCCGCGGTGGTCCTGCTCTTCCTCGTCGTGGTCGGCCCCTGGCCCGTGTACAAGGACTCCAAGTTCGCCCAGGCCTCCTATTACAGGCAGGCCGTGGCGGACATTGAAAAGGGCGCGGCGCTGTCGGACATCACGGACACGCCGGGCACCCTGCGCGCCGGGTGGGGCGTTCGCGACATGACTCCCCCCATCGGCACACCCATGGGCGGCTACGGCGCGCGCCCGGACGGCAAGCGCTCCAAGGGCGTCCGCGACCGCCTGCACGCCAAGGCCATCGTTCTCGCGGACGGCAAGGACACGGTGGCGATCATCGGCTCCGACATGCTCATCACCACGCCGAACATCGCGGAACTCACGTGGAAGAAGGTGAAGCTGGCGGGCCTCCCGCTCACGGAGAACAACATCCTCTTCACGGCCAGCCACACCCACTGCGGCCCCGGCGGCTTCGGCCCCGGGCTGGCGGCGAAAGTGTCGGCGGGCACCTACGACCCGAAGGTGCCCGAGCTGATCTCCACGGCCTACGCCGAGGCGGTCAAGGAGGCCTACGAGTCCATGAAGCCCGCCAAGATCGCATGGGGCGGCGTGGACGCCCCGGAGCTTATCCGCAACCGCACCCGCGACGCGGCGGTGGACTCGATGCTGAACTACCTTGTGGTGGACAAGGAAACCGGCGAGCGCTGCTATGTCATGCGCTTTTCGGCGCACCCGACCAACTACGGGTCGGGCATGATGGACTTCACCGCCGAGTACCCCGGCGAGTTCATGAAGTCGGTGCAGGAGCAGACCGGCGCGAACGCCATGTACCTGGGCGGATCCCTCGGATCCTCCGGCCCCCGCGCCCCGGAGGGCCCCTCGCCCAACGAGCGCATCATCCTCATGGGGCAGGCGCTCGCCAAGAAGCTGCTGGACAGCACCCAGGCGCTTGAGTTCCACGACAAGGTGGACCTCGCCAGCGTGGGCGCGCCCGTTGGCATGCCCGGCATGCAGATGCGCCCCCTGTCGCCCAAGTGGCGCATTTCCCCCATCTTCGCGCGCCTTTTCGGCGTGCCCACCGAGGGGTGGATCCAGGCCGTCCGCATCGGCGACGTGGTCTTCGCGGGCATGCCCTACGACTTCAGCGGCGAGGTGGGCAAGGCGTGGCGCGAGGAGTACGAGGCCAAGGGGATCAACCTCTGGCCCACCAGCTTCTGCGTCACCTACTGCGGCTACCTCTCCCCCGACCGCTATTACAACGCGCTCGAGGACGAGGGCAAGCTTGACTACGAAACCGGCTTCATGAGCTGGTTCGGCCCCAACGCCGAGGCCTACTTCAAGGCCCTCACGGACAAGGCGGTGGCCGGGGTCACCGGCGGCGGCGCGGCCCGCGTGGCGGCGGCCCCCGCAAACTG
It encodes the following:
- a CDS encoding Gfo/Idh/MocA family oxidoreductase is translated as MSKHDLTRRAFLATATTTAVVAGIARANTAQVVPRKFSPNDKVNVAAIGAGGKGKDDILSLFRLKKNVNVVALCDVDWSQTEETFYRIPDAKQYKDYRKMLEEMGDQIDACSVSTPDHTHAPAAYMAMNLGKHVYVQKPLTHTIAEARLLRETAKKTGVITQMGNQGHCGNGVRDLCEMLWAGAIGDVTEAHIWTNRPVWPQGIAEPLAEEPVPDTIDWDLWIGTAPMRPYNKGYAPFKWRGWWDFGCGAIGDMACHIMDPAFWSLKLGDAATFSVQTVSQEGMSAQTAPLKSVIKFTFPARADMQPVTVYWHDGGEKPPRPEAVPADEKLGDGDNGSLFIGTKGLITAGEYGGDARLLPAAAMKDYTKPERTIERIPGQSPYKNWVDGMLTGKPCASNFDYAGPLTEVANFGNIALHANGEEVTYDVASMKITSNPALNALLTKEYRKGWELPC
- a CDS encoding alcohol dehydrogenase catalytic domain-containing protein; the protein is MKIKAAQWVAPGEIRLIEMEKPAPGPGEVLVRVESVGVCGSDIHYFLHGRIGENRLKGPTILGHEYAGIVEAAGQGADPGLVGRRVAVEPGIPCGACEWCRSGRYNVCEGMVFPGGPGVDGALREYMAAPADHCFPVPQGMSAAVAAMIEPAAVAVHTVELARLRPGDTVFVAGLGPIGLLTAQVARICGAAAVYGADLLPCRVAAGRGHGVDEAFQAASGGMAAGARATVDWLFSRTGGRGADVAFDCTNSSDGILVAMHCARPAGRVVLTGISGAEEDPVPVSVARRRGLGVQWCRRFLSNYPATLALAASGRLDVGSLVTHSFPLERAQEAFQLVADYADGVLKASVDF